A stretch of Pelecanus crispus isolate bPelCri1 chromosome 3, bPelCri1.pri, whole genome shotgun sequence DNA encodes these proteins:
- the LYRM2 gene encoding LYR motif-containing protein 2 yields MAAAGPRPPGEGSAAAGEAEPRLMAARRVMAASRLPPSALTLKQFLRRQQVLQLYRKILRAIRDVPAEADRHYLKEWAREEFRRNKDATEEDAVRMMITQGNMQLQELQRTLKLAKS; encoded by the exons ATGGCGGCCGCtgggccccgcccgcccggggagggctcggcggcggcgggggaggcggaGCCGCGCCTCATGGCCGCCCGCCGCGTTATGGCCGCCAGCCGCCTCCCGCCCAGCGCGCTCACCCTGAAGCAG ttCCTGAGGCGGCAGCAGGTGCTGCAGTTATACAGGAAGATCCTGCGGGCTATTCGCGACGTCCCTGCTGAAGCAGATCGCCACTATTTGAAGGAGTGGGCCAGGGAGGagttcagaagaaataaagatgcTACGGAAGAG GATGCAGTCAGGATGATGATTACTCAAGGCAACATGCAACTTCAGGAACTTCAAAGAACACTTAAGCTGGCAAAATCCTGA